The following are encoded in a window of Bacteroidota bacterium genomic DNA:
- a CDS encoding SpoIIE family protein phosphatase: MRIRKVIALLGSILLFTSVFIIDASMKSLDTELGSFSIIRGVMVILAFVLGTFYVETLGKENQITMIQRIGRIAVWAGVFVALSILASFLRFNQFETRAFKLFPRDYITILFASVLSIAAGIVSAMTMLAMKDMLLYKRKKGTQRNFWILLVFFFLASATTITLRPLEFSVYTFGFFVLSVVMIIINSFRLSWIAYMSRREKIYGMVYALLAFFAFMAINIMISIPDRPFLAKALLYFSYPLHTFVQLTSLFGAVYFGMAFISTLFHLPTAEAFDRKQTELNSLHNLSRLITQVFDLNELADTVTKMTFEVCEASSSWLEIFPNEAEPKAPHMANGIISARNITTDEIQTILFGDTASIRSIVFSSKKVLLIDDVSNDRRTKYMSRLKKVGSLLVVPLVSHQNLIGILYATKQMDFGFDQDDIEVLSGFADQVTIAIENATLIRRSLEKERLQRELLLAQEMQKRLLPQTLPTFPNVEMQAVSAPALEVGGDYYDIAILDDHRVGIVIGDVSGKGVGAAFYMAEVKGIFQSLSKIYSSPRMFLSKANQSLISSIDKRSFISLIYAILDVVTGELVISRAGHCPMLYATATSIEYITPTGMGLGLSVGSVFEDSLEERRIKLSPGDVCVFYTDGVTESRSAAGEEFGYERLKNVLQENRSRSAEEIKEEIIQRVWSYTDAQGYDDDLTVFVVKWNGPLK; the protein is encoded by the coding sequence ATGAGAATTAGAAAGGTCATCGCGCTCCTCGGTTCCATCCTCCTTTTCACGTCGGTATTTATTATCGACGCGAGCATGAAGAGCCTCGACACGGAATTGGGCAGTTTTTCCATCATCCGCGGTGTGATGGTGATTCTCGCGTTTGTTTTGGGGACGTTCTATGTTGAAACGCTGGGGAAAGAAAATCAGATCACGATGATCCAGCGCATCGGACGGATCGCCGTCTGGGCGGGTGTCTTCGTCGCCTTATCGATCCTGGCCAGCTTCTTGCGCTTCAATCAATTCGAGACTCGCGCGTTCAAGCTCTTTCCCCGTGATTACATCACCATTCTTTTCGCCAGCGTCCTGAGCATCGCCGCGGGCATCGTTTCCGCCATGACGATGCTTGCCATGAAGGACATGCTCCTCTACAAAAGGAAAAAAGGAACACAGCGAAATTTCTGGATATTGCTTGTCTTTTTCTTCCTTGCCTCGGCTACGACCATCACCCTCAGGCCTCTTGAGTTCTCAGTCTACACGTTCGGGTTTTTTGTCCTTTCCGTTGTCATGATCATCATAAACTCCTTCCGACTGTCCTGGATCGCATACATGTCGCGAAGGGAGAAAATCTACGGAATGGTCTACGCCCTGCTCGCTTTTTTTGCATTCATGGCGATCAATATCATGATCTCGATTCCCGACAGGCCGTTCCTTGCGAAAGCACTTCTTTATTTTAGTTATCCGCTGCACACGTTCGTGCAGTTGACGTCGCTGTTCGGGGCTGTCTATTTCGGTATGGCGTTTATCAGCACTCTTTTCCATCTGCCGACCGCCGAGGCATTCGATCGAAAACAGACCGAACTGAATTCTCTCCATAATCTCAGCCGGTTGATCACCCAGGTGTTCGACCTCAACGAACTGGCCGACACCGTCACGAAAATGACGTTTGAAGTGTGCGAGGCCTCGAGCTCCTGGCTGGAAATTTTCCCGAATGAGGCTGAGCCCAAGGCACCGCACATGGCGAACGGAATTATTTCGGCAAGGAATATTACGACGGATGAGATCCAGACAATTCTATTCGGCGATACCGCATCGATCCGTTCGATCGTCTTCTCGTCCAAAAAGGTCCTTCTCATCGACGACGTGAGCAACGACCGGCGCACGAAGTACATGTCGAGATTGAAAAAGGTCGGCTCGCTGCTGGTGGTCCCGCTCGTCTCTCATCAAAACCTCATCGGCATCCTTTATGCGACCAAACAGATGGATTTTGGTTTCGATCAGGACGACATCGAGGTCCTTTCAGGCTTTGCGGATCAGGTCACGATCGCGATAGAAAACGCGACGTTGATCCGGCGGTCTCTCGAAAAAGAACGCCTCCAGCGTGAACTCCTCCTTGCTCAGGAAATGCAAAAGCGGCTGCTGCCGCAGACCCTTCCGACTTTTCCGAACGTGGAAATGCAGGCTGTCTCCGCCCCGGCTCTCGAAGTCGGCGGCGACTATTATGATATCGCAATACTCGACGACCACCGCGTCGGCATCGTCATTGGTGATGTCTCCGGCAAAGGGGTCGGCGCGGCGTTTTACATGGCAGAGGTCAAAGGGATCTTCCAATCGCTCAGCAAGATCTATTCGTCCCCGAGGATGTTCCTTTCCAAGGCAAACCAGTCCCTCATTTCCAGCATTGACAAACGCTCTTTTATTAGTTTAATTTATGCAATCCTTGATGTGGTGACGGGCGAGCTGGTCATTTCGCGGGCCGGGCATTGTCCGATGCTGTACGCGACGGCCACTTCCATCGAATATATTACTCCGACCGGCATGGGCTTGGGGCTGAGCGTAGGAAGCGTCTTCGAGGACTCGCTGGAAGAACGAAGGATCAAGCTGAGCCCCGGCGACGTCTGCGTTTTCTACACGGACGGTGTCACCGAGTCCCGCTCGGCCGCCGGAGAAGAATTTGGCTATGAACGGTTGAAGAATGTTCTCCAGGAAAACCGTTCCCGCTCCGCTGAGGAGATCAAAGAAGAAATTATTCAGCGCGTCTGGAGTTACACCGATGCGCAGGGTTACGACGATGACCTGACGGTGTTCGTTGTGAAATGGAACGGACCGCTGAAGTGA
- a CDS encoding STAS domain-containing protein: MNEFKISFRDSGKVHVMDLKGYLDAHTAPNLEEAFQKLIKDGKFNILVNCKDLAYISSAGLGVFMAFIEDVRSGGGDIKMSNMTAKVYNIFDLLGFPMLYEIFTDEHEAVKKFDAKKQSSK; the protein is encoded by the coding sequence ATGAATGAATTCAAGATTTCATTTCGGGACAGCGGCAAGGTCCATGTGATGGACTTGAAAGGGTATCTGGACGCACACACCGCTCCCAACCTTGAAGAAGCATTCCAGAAACTTATCAAAGACGGAAAGTTCAATATTCTGGTCAACTGTAAGGACCTCGCCTACATTTCGAGCGCAGGCCTCGGGGTCTTTATGGCGTTCATTGAGGATGTGAGAAGCGGCGGGGGAGATATCAAGATGTCCAACATGACGGCGAAGGTCTACAATATTTTTGACCTCCTCGGGTTTCCTATGCTGTATGAAATATTCACCGACGAGCATGAGGCGGTGAAAAAGTTCGATGCAAAAAAGCAATCGAGCAAATAG
- a CDS encoding ATP-binding protein, with protein sequence MTSGSNQKVTRLNLRIPSQTEKLIMAREFVADAAKGFGFTEDEINNIALAVDEACTNIIKHAYSYAADKEIDIVVSMKKPEFEILIEDQGKHFNPSQVPLPNMKEYMSHYKRGGLGMYLMKKLMDKVEYSIHPKKNVVRLIKYLH encoded by the coding sequence TTGACCAGCGGCAGTAATCAAAAAGTAACTCGACTGAACCTGCGCATTCCGAGCCAGACGGAGAAGCTCATTATGGCCCGTGAATTCGTCGCCGATGCGGCAAAGGGTTTCGGATTCACGGAAGACGAGATCAACAACATCGCTCTTGCAGTGGACGAAGCATGCACAAACATCATCAAGCATGCCTACAGCTATGCGGCGGACAAGGAGATCGACATCGTCGTGTCGATGAAAAAACCGGAGTTTGAGATCCTCATCGAGGATCAGGGGAAACATTTTAACCCGAGCCAGGTCCCCCTTCCGAACATGAAAGAGTACATGTCCCACTACAAGCGGGGAGGTCTCGGAATGTATCTGATGAAAAAATTGATGGACAAGGTGGAGTACTCGATCCACCCGAAAAAGAATGTCGTGAGACTTATCAAATACCTCCATTGA
- a CDS encoding GAF domain-containing SpoIIE family protein phosphatase, giving the protein MSRPPLKPSSHSKITDRLADITPLFEFSNVVNSSLDLKFILGTVLLTLMGKLLLSKSVVLIRTKEKHFRIENSKGIPLGLASEDFHFPRLLRRSYLLTRSAGTDEVRLLNSGIERMFPIVSHGTVLGFFGIGKRAGNGRLTAAEKSFVEAIISISAAAIEKSIAFDEIKSVNRRLDGKVQELRTLFELSKEFNAIFDRDKLLKLLAFTLMGQVGAGRYAVCLRNGETVASRVETSRLAEFKEVMFEHVSSPVLVNDLQRKKDLLSLRAACQGQGIVALVPLEVQNEVKGMMCLGERLRGGAYSESDLEFIYSLGNLAIISLENTRLFYEAVEKQKLENELNIAREIQKGLLPRTLPKIPGLELAALNISSEQVGGDYYDIVPLDNGNCVIAIGDVSGKGTPASLLMANVQAIIRTLVQFDLPLSEMTSRVNTLICENTGSDKFITFFWGIFDPKTRTFRYVNAGHNHPFIVRANRTIERLTEGGIILGVMKETVPYKEGSVVLSKGDAVVMFTDGISEAMNVEGVDYTEEKVEEFLKNMRSLSAQEVLGEIQNEIARYTSGAPQSDDITLVVMKWVG; this is encoded by the coding sequence ATGAGCCGTCCTCCATTGAAGCCTTCCTCGCACTCCAAAATCACCGACCGCCTTGCCGATATCACGCCGCTCTTCGAATTCAGCAACGTCGTCAATTCGTCGCTCGACCTGAAATTCATCCTCGGCACGGTCCTCCTGACGCTGATGGGGAAACTGCTCCTCTCAAAAAGCGTTGTGCTCATCAGGACGAAGGAGAAGCATTTCCGCATCGAAAACTCCAAAGGGATCCCGCTCGGCCTCGCTTCGGAGGATTTCCATTTTCCCCGACTTCTGCGCAGGAGCTATCTCCTGACCAGATCGGCCGGGACCGATGAGGTCCGGCTCCTGAACAGCGGCATCGAGAGGATGTTTCCGATCGTATCGCACGGGACCGTCCTCGGCTTTTTCGGCATCGGCAAGCGTGCCGGCAACGGGAGGCTGACGGCGGCGGAAAAGAGCTTTGTCGAAGCCATCATCAGCATCTCTGCGGCGGCCATTGAAAAGAGCATTGCATTCGACGAAATAAAAAGTGTGAATCGGCGACTGGACGGGAAGGTCCAGGAACTGCGGACACTGTTCGAGTTGAGCAAGGAATTCAATGCTATCTTTGACAGGGACAAACTCCTCAAACTTCTGGCGTTCACATTGATGGGACAAGTGGGGGCAGGAAGATATGCCGTTTGCCTGCGGAACGGGGAAACTGTCGCATCTCGGGTTGAAACCAGCCGTTTGGCGGAATTCAAGGAAGTGATGTTTGAACACGTTTCGTCGCCTGTCCTGGTGAACGACCTTCAACGGAAAAAGGACCTTCTTTCTCTTCGGGCCGCCTGCCAGGGGCAGGGTATTGTTGCGCTCGTGCCGCTTGAAGTTCAAAATGAAGTGAAGGGGATGATGTGCCTTGGCGAACGGCTTCGCGGCGGGGCATATTCCGAATCCGACCTGGAGTTTATTTACAGCCTTGGCAACCTCGCCATCATTTCTCTTGAGAACACCCGCCTTTTTTACGAAGCCGTCGAGAAACAAAAGCTCGAGAACGAGCTGAACATCGCGCGCGAGATCCAGAAGGGACTGCTTCCAAGGACGTTGCCGAAGATCCCCGGATTGGAGCTTGCCGCCTTGAACATTTCTTCAGAACAGGTCGGAGGGGATTACTACGATATTGTCCCGCTCGACAACGGGAACTGTGTGATCGCCATCGGGGATGTTTCGGGGAAAGGGACGCCGGCGTCGCTCTTGATGGCCAACGTGCAGGCGATCATCCGCACGCTCGTTCAATTCGATCTCCCTCTCTCCGAAATGACTTCGCGCGTGAACACCTTGATCTGTGAAAATACCGGCAGCGATAAATTCATAACTTTCTTCTGGGGCATTTTTGATCCCAAGACCAGGACTTTTCGGTATGTGAATGCGGGACATAATCACCCGTTTATCGTTCGGGCGAATAGGACGATCGAGAGGCTGACGGAAGGAGGTATCATCCTCGGCGTTATGAAGGAAACAGTTCCGTACAAGGAAGGGAGTGTCGTGTTATCGAAGGGGGATGCCGTCGTAATGTTTACGGATGGAATCAGTGAGGCGATGAACGTGGAAGGGGTTGACTACACAGAAGAAAAGGTCGAAGAGTTCCTCAAAAATATGCGCTCGCTGTCTGCCCAAGAAGTATTGGGGGAAATTCAAAATGAGATCGCGCGGTACACTTCGGGGGCGCCTCAATCGGACGATATAACGCTGGTGGTAATGAAATGGGTCGGGTAA
- a CDS encoding glutamate-5-semialdehyde dehydrogenase produces the protein MNSGDVQKKARSVKEASAVLYNCSSKKKNVLLKAIAAELRRQVPAILEANNKDLTRARSAGLSSVLIERLALSGKRIDQMIAGVGDIVELPDPVGEIMEKVKRPNGLVIEKIRVPLGAVGIIYESRPNVTIDASALCLKSGNAVLLRGGSEAINTNRTLVNVIKSALKKAGLPKGCVEFIGTTERSAVLEMVKQEEHLDVLIPRGSQKMINYIRAHSTVPVIAHGEGNCHVYVDGRADLAVAEEIVFNAKVQRPSVCNAAEKLLVHEAIAPEFLPRVVRRLRSAGVEIRGDKKTSAMIENIVPASEADWFKEYLDLIIAIRVVKDIQEAIVHINRYGSHHSDAIVTKNKKHGERFLQEVDSASVYVNASTRFTDGYEFGLGAEIGISTQKLHARGPMGLKELTSVKYIVHGTGQVRK, from the coding sequence ATGAACTCCGGCGACGTACAAAAAAAAGCCAGGTCGGTAAAGGAAGCGAGCGCGGTTTTATACAATTGCTCATCGAAGAAAAAGAACGTCCTGCTGAAAGCAATAGCGGCAGAACTACGCAGACAAGTTCCGGCGATACTCGAGGCAAACAACAAAGATCTCACTAGGGCAAGATCCGCCGGACTTTCAAGTGTCCTCATTGAACGCCTGGCGCTGAGCGGGAAGCGGATCGACCAGATGATCGCAGGGGTCGGCGACATTGTTGAATTGCCGGACCCGGTCGGCGAAATAATGGAAAAGGTCAAAAGGCCGAACGGGCTTGTCATCGAAAAAATAAGAGTTCCCCTTGGAGCCGTCGGCATCATTTATGAATCCCGCCCAAACGTCACCATCGACGCTTCCGCGCTCTGCTTGAAATCGGGCAACGCTGTCCTTCTTCGCGGCGGCTCTGAAGCCATCAACACAAACAGGACGCTTGTTAACGTTATCAAATCGGCTCTGAAAAAAGCAGGTCTTCCAAAGGGTTGCGTTGAATTCATCGGCACGACGGAGAGAAGCGCTGTTTTAGAAATGGTGAAGCAGGAAGAGCATCTTGACGTTCTCATTCCGCGCGGAAGCCAGAAGATGATCAACTACATCCGGGCACATTCTACGGTGCCGGTGATCGCCCATGGAGAGGGGAACTGTCATGTATATGTGGACGGCAGGGCGGATCTGGCGGTCGCGGAAGAAATTGTCTTCAACGCGAAAGTCCAGCGGCCGTCGGTGTGCAATGCGGCAGAAAAGCTCCTGGTGCATGAAGCAATCGCGCCGGAATTTCTCCCGCGGGTTGTCCGAAGATTGCGCAGTGCAGGAGTGGAGATACGGGGGGATAAAAAAACATCCGCGATGATCGAGAATATTGTGCCTGCTTCGGAGGCAGACTGGTTCAAAGAATATCTCGATCTGATCATTGCGATCAGGGTGGTGAAGGACATCCAGGAAGCCATTGTTCACATCAACCGGTACGGGTCGCACCATTCTGATGCGATCGTGACGAAGAACAAGAAACACGGGGAGAGATTTTTGCAGGAAGTCGATTCTGCGTCGGTGTATGTGAACGCTTCGACCCGGTTTACCGACGGGTATGAATTCGGCCTCGGCGCGGAAATCGGCATCAGCACGCAAAAGCTCCACGCCCGCGGCCCGATGGGGCTCAAAGAACTAACCAGCGTCAAGTATATCGTTCACGGCACCGGCCAGGTCAGGAAATAA
- the proB gene encoding glutamate 5-kinase encodes MYHVKKIFSSANRVVIKVGTNLLAHRVKGINRDRITAIAKSVSSYQAAGKQVVVVTSGAIGAGMLLLGLRDRPKAIPEKQAAAAIGQPILMEAYEKAFRENNCAIAQLLLTKDDFVNRFRYNNVQNTFAALFAKGIVPVVNENDTVAVEEIKLGDNDNLSALVANLVEADLLIILSDVDGLFSDDPSKNPDAKLIPVVDKFSPQLEKLAKKNRSELSTGGMITKIRAAKQCVSAGIAVIIANGTNPAVLDEIARGNYPGTLFLPAKNTLSVKKKWIGFVSDSKGSVVIDGGAKNALLTRQKSLLPSGVLEVRGEFKTADTISVVDTEGKEIARGVAAYASSDLNKIKGKRTTEIQKILNRKNGDEVIHRDNLVLIGAE; translated from the coding sequence ATGTACCATGTAAAAAAAATATTTTCCTCGGCCAACAGAGTCGTCATTAAGGTCGGGACAAATCTTTTAGCGCACCGGGTGAAGGGAATCAACCGCGACAGGATCACCGCGATCGCAAAAAGCGTTTCAAGCTACCAAGCAGCCGGCAAACAGGTGGTGGTCGTAACCTCCGGCGCTATCGGAGCGGGAATGCTGCTGCTCGGGTTACGAGACCGTCCGAAGGCCATCCCCGAAAAACAAGCCGCTGCCGCGATCGGCCAGCCGATTCTGATGGAAGCGTACGAGAAAGCTTTCAGGGAAAACAACTGCGCGATTGCCCAGCTTCTGTTGACGAAGGACGATTTCGTCAACAGATTCCGCTACAATAACGTTCAGAACACGTTCGCCGCTTTGTTTGCAAAAGGCATCGTTCCGGTGGTCAACGAAAATGACACCGTCGCCGTCGAGGAGATCAAGCTCGGAGACAACGACAACCTCTCGGCTCTCGTCGCGAATCTTGTCGAAGCGGACCTCCTGATCATTCTCAGCGATGTCGACGGCCTTTTTTCAGATGACCCTTCGAAAAATCCTGACGCCAAGCTCATTCCCGTGGTCGACAAATTTTCTCCGCAGCTTGAAAAGCTCGCAAAAAAGAACAGAAGCGAATTAAGCACGGGCGGAATGATCACCAAGATCCGGGCTGCGAAACAATGCGTGTCCGCTGGGATCGCCGTCATCATCGCCAACGGGACAAACCCGGCGGTTCTCGATGAGATCGCCCGGGGGAATTATCCCGGAACGTTGTTTTTGCCGGCGAAAAACACATTGAGCGTCAAGAAAAAGTGGATCGGATTTGTTTCCGATTCAAAAGGAAGCGTTGTCATCGACGGCGGTGCGAAGAACGCGCTGCTTACGAGACAAAAAAGTCTTCTTCCCTCCGGAGTTTTGGAAGTGCGGGGAGAATTCAAAACTGCGGACACGATATCGGTCGTCGATACAGAAGGAAAGGAGATCGCGCGCGGCGTAGCTGCCTATGCCTCGTCGGACTTGAATAAGATCAAGGGGAAACGGACGACCGAGATCCAAAAGATCTTGAACCGCAAGAACGGCGATGAAGTGATCCATCGTGACAATCTCGTCCTCATTGGAGCTGAATGA
- a CDS encoding tyrosine-type recombinase/integrase: MRPSHFSSVRISHQRLLGYYEGFLKELRKSKPETRGTYERSLHEFLRWYPSDQKFQFRVEDVERYKMHLTKKLKLSPVSVSTYLTALRRLFDYLVGMKVLERNPAKEVKGNKRPQQHSRETISMQDVQAIFQSIERVDERGFRDFAVIKAMVGCGLSEIELIRANIGDLKTVSSTMVFYVQGKGKTTKETSVILPNDVKEAFQGYLAFRKDADDNEPLFMSAGNRTRGKRMTTRGIRQRVNSYLVKSGVKSGKSRRITAFSLRHTAATIMAQNGATVEELQSKFRIGTAGTAMIYIKKTVDSGE; encoded by the coding sequence ATGAGGCCGTCGCATTTTTCTTCTGTCCGGATATCTCACCAGCGTTTACTCGGTTACTACGAGGGATTCCTGAAAGAATTGCGAAAAAGCAAGCCGGAAACGCGCGGCACGTACGAACGATCGCTGCATGAGTTCTTGCGTTGGTATCCCTCGGATCAGAAGTTTCAGTTCCGGGTCGAGGATGTTGAACGCTACAAGATGCACCTGACCAAGAAACTCAAGTTATCGCCTGTTTCGGTTTCGACGTATTTGACGGCTCTCAGGCGTCTTTTTGACTATCTTGTCGGAATGAAAGTTCTTGAGAGGAATCCGGCAAAGGAGGTCAAAGGAAATAAAAGACCGCAGCAGCATTCGCGCGAAACCATTTCAATGCAGGATGTCCAGGCCATTTTCCAATCGATCGAACGCGTTGACGAACGAGGATTCAGGGACTTTGCCGTCATCAAAGCGATGGTCGGCTGCGGTTTGTCGGAGATTGAATTGATCCGCGCGAACATCGGCGACTTAAAAACAGTCAGCTCGACGATGGTTTTTTACGTACAGGGGAAAGGGAAAACCACAAAAGAAACATCGGTGATCCTTCCGAACGATGTAAAGGAGGCCTTTCAGGGATACCTGGCATTCAGGAAAGATGCCGACGACAACGAACCCCTTTTCATGAGCGCCGGCAACCGCACTCGCGGAAAACGGATGACCACTCGCGGGATCAGGCAACGCGTCAATTCATACCTGGTAAAGTCGGGCGTGAAGAGCGGGAAGAGCCGTCGCATCACCGCCTTCTCGCTTCGTCATACCGCGGCAACCATCATGGCCCAGAATGGAGCGACGGTTGAAGAATTGCAGTCAAAATTCCGGATCGGCACTGCAGGGACGGCGATGATCTACATTAAGAAGACCGTGGACAGCGGGGAGTAG
- the leuS gene encoding leucine--tRNA ligase yields the protein MKYNFLEIETKWQKYWEERETFRTESSSSRPKAYILDMYPYPSGAGLHVGHPEGYTATDILCRYKRMKGFNVLHPMGWDAFGLPAERYAMQTNIHPRITTEQNISTFRRQIKMLGMSYDWSREIDTTAPSYYKWTQWIFLQIYNSWYDVRANKARPIQTLEDELKRQGTKDLRAGDSFTADEWDKKTKKEKHDFVAQFRLAYIAEIPVNWCEGLGTVLANEEVAEWTDKGYTVERRPMRQWMMKITAYAERLLEDGRELDWPPSTMEQQKNWIGRSDGAEIAFPVKGKSDVVRIFTTRPDTIFGATYMVLAPEHQLVDALTIEAQRNAVQSYRERTALKSDLERGADTEKTGVFTGSYVINPATKKEIPVWIADYVLTGYGTGAIMAVPGQDERDWEFAEKFDLPIIRTVQPSEGFQGKAYTGDGPAINSGFLDGLYVEAAKEKIIQWLESQKIGERRVNYKLRDWLFARQRYWGEPIPIIHLEDGTMKPLREEELPLLLPDLKKFQPSGTTESPLVLAPEWVNVVDQETGLRGRRETNTMPQWAGSCWYYLRFIDPKNDKQFCSPALERHWMPIDLYVGGSEHTVLHLMYARFWHKVLFDLGFVSTKEPFMKLRHQGIILGEDSRKMSKSRGNVVNPDEVVKEYGADSMRLFEMFMGPLEEMKPWSTRGVEGVYRFLNRVWRLYTDEEGNLDPAVKNVEISADVERLFHATVKKVGEDIEELHFNTAISQMMILVNELTKTELRPLQVLEPLVLLLAPFAPHLAEELWQKLGHASSLAHEPWPAFDESKIQQQTVEVVFQVNGKIRAKSSVPVDSDESLLKRLAYAEQNVKQHLDGKQIVKEIVVKNKLVNFVAR from the coding sequence ATGAAATACAATTTTTTGGAAATAGAAACTAAATGGCAGAAGTATTGGGAAGAGCGTGAAACATTCCGAACGGAAAGTTCTTCGAGCAGGCCCAAGGCGTATATTCTCGATATGTATCCGTATCCATCGGGGGCGGGCCTTCATGTCGGACATCCGGAGGGGTACACGGCAACGGATATTTTGTGCCGGTATAAAAGGATGAAAGGGTTCAACGTTCTGCATCCGATGGGTTGGGATGCCTTCGGACTTCCCGCCGAACGTTATGCGATGCAGACAAATATCCACCCGCGCATTACGACCGAGCAGAACATCTCGACCTTCCGCCGTCAGATCAAAATGCTGGGGATGAGTTACGACTGGTCGCGCGAGATCGATACGACCGCCCCCTCGTACTACAAGTGGACGCAATGGATCTTTCTTCAGATATACAATTCGTGGTACGACGTGCGGGCGAACAAAGCTCGCCCGATTCAGACGCTTGAGGACGAACTGAAGCGTCAAGGGACCAAAGATCTTCGCGCGGGAGATTCCTTTACTGCTGATGAGTGGGACAAGAAAACCAAAAAAGAAAAGCATGATTTCGTCGCTCAATTCCGCCTCGCGTACATCGCCGAAATTCCGGTGAATTGGTGCGAAGGCCTTGGCACCGTGCTTGCCAACGAGGAAGTTGCGGAGTGGACCGACAAGGGGTACACGGTCGAGCGGCGGCCGATGCGCCAATGGATGATGAAGATCACTGCCTACGCTGAACGTCTTCTGGAAGACGGGAGGGAACTGGATTGGCCCCCCTCGACGATGGAACAGCAAAAGAATTGGATCGGCCGTTCGGATGGGGCGGAGATTGCCTTTCCGGTGAAAGGGAAATCCGACGTTGTCCGTATTTTCACGACCCGGCCGGATACCATTTTTGGCGCAACATATATGGTGCTCGCGCCCGAGCATCAGCTGGTGGATGCGCTCACGATAGAAGCGCAGCGCAACGCTGTTCAATCATACCGGGAACGTACAGCATTAAAAAGCGATCTTGAACGGGGCGCGGACACGGAGAAGACCGGCGTGTTCACAGGAAGCTACGTTATCAATCCGGCGACCAAAAAAGAAATTCCGGTTTGGATCGCGGACTACGTGCTGACAGGATACGGAACGGGAGCGATCATGGCCGTTCCGGGACAGGACGAACGCGATTGGGAATTTGCCGAGAAGTTCGACCTTCCGATCATTCGGACTGTGCAGCCATCGGAGGGATTTCAGGGAAAAGCGTATACTGGAGACGGCCCGGCGATCAACAGCGGGTTTCTCGACGGGCTTTACGTGGAAGCAGCCAAGGAAAAAATTATCCAATGGCTCGAGTCCCAAAAGATCGGAGAACGCAGGGTCAACTATAAATTGCGCGACTGGCTGTTCGCACGTCAGCGGTATTGGGGGGAACCGATCCCGATCATCCACCTCGAAGACGGGACGATGAAACCTCTTCGCGAGGAAGAGCTTCCGCTTCTTCTGCCGGACTTAAAAAAATTCCAACCGAGCGGGACGACCGAATCGCCGCTGGTGCTGGCTCCCGAATGGGTCAACGTTGTTGACCAAGAGACCGGCTTGAGAGGGCGTAGGGAAACGAACACCATGCCGCAGTGGGCGGGCTCCTGCTGGTATTATCTCCGGTTCATCGACCCAAAGAACGATAAGCAGTTCTGCTCCCCGGCACTCGAGCGCCACTGGATGCCGATAGACCTGTATGTCGGCGGTTCCGAACATACGGTTCTTCACCTGATGTATGCGCGGTTCTGGCACAAAGTGCTGTTCGACCTGGGTTTCGTCAGTACGAAAGAGCCGTTCATGAAGCTCAGGCATCAGGGGATCATTCTTGGCGAGGATTCGCGAAAGATGTCGAAGTCGCGCGGGAATGTTGTCAATCCGGACGAGGTCGTGAAAGAGTACGGCGCCGATTCGATGCGGTTGTTTGAGATGTTCATGGGGCCGCTCGAGGAGATGAAACCGTGGAGCACGCGCGGCGTAGAAGGGGTGTATCGATTTCTCAACCGTGTTTGGCGGCTGTACACCGACGAAGAGGGGAACCTTGATCCGGCGGTGAAGAACGTTGAAATATCTGCCGACGTGGAGCGCCTTTTTCACGCGACGGTAAAAAAAGTCGGCGAAGATATCGAGGAGCTTCATTTCAACACGGCGATTTCCCAAATGATGATCCTTGTGAATGAGTTGACAAAGACCGAACTGCGGCCGCTGCAGGTCCTCGAGCCGCTGGTTCTTCTTCTTGCCCCGTTTGCTCCTCATCTCGCTGAAGAGCTGTGGCAGAAGCTCGGCCATGCGTCGTCGCTGGCACATGAACCATGGCCCGCGTTCGATGAATCGAAGATACAGCAGCAGACGGTCGAAGTGGTATTCCAGGTGAACGGAAAAATTCGGGCCAAAAGCAGCGTTCCCGTGGACAGCGATGAATCATTGTTGAAACGGCTGGCCTATGCCGAGCAGAATGTGAAACAGCATCTCGACGGCAAGCAAATCGTGAAGGAAATTGTCGTCAAGAACAAACTTGTGAATTTCGTCGCCCGCTAA